Proteins co-encoded in one Thermochromatium tepidum ATCC 43061 genomic window:
- the puhC gene encoding photosynthetic complex assembly protein PuhC has translation MSDASEGRAFPKGVLIAVGILLGLTIVMVAVARLTGYRLPQAPFLPEVESRDIRFIAQPDGSMSVRDAATDELIQTLPPGSEGFVRGMLRGLERQRKGYKADISEPFHLARREDGMLTLEDPITGIRLDLRAYGVDNAAAFAVFLRSVPVRH, from the coding sequence GTGAGTGATGCATCCGAGGGACGTGCCTTTCCCAAGGGCGTCCTGATCGCTGTTGGGATTTTGTTGGGCCTTACCATCGTCATGGTCGCCGTCGCGCGTCTAACCGGCTACAGGCTGCCCCAGGCCCCCTTCCTGCCCGAGGTCGAGTCGCGCGATATCCGCTTCATCGCGCAGCCGGATGGTTCCATGTCCGTGCGTGATGCGGCCACGGACGAGCTCATCCAGACCTTGCCGCCTGGCAGTGAGGGTTTCGTGCGCGGCATGTTGCGGGGCCTGGAACGTCAGCGCAAAGGATACAAGGCCGATATCAGCGAACCCTTCCATCTGGCGCGGCGCGAGGATGGCATGTTGACGCTCGAGGATCCGATCACTGGAATCCGGCTCGATTTGCGGGCCTATGGAGTAGACAATGCCGCTGCCTTCGCGGTGTTCCTGCGCTCGGTTCCGGTGCGGCATTGA
- the puhE gene encoding putative photosynthetic complex assembly protein PuhE, producing the protein MADYGFPFLFALGLWWSSTGIVLYLNNLPGRTFRWTLMGGSVVLAIAIFVLIVSSTSTGVVSAYVAFTAGVVIWGVIEMSYFTGLITGPRKTACPPGCSKWKRFGLAILTSLYHELLILSTLLFMVLATWDEPNQVGTWTFVVLWIMRWSAKLNLFLGVPNLNEEWMPEPLRYLKTYMVKRAMNLLFPVSVTLATIVDVLIVLEALSPEVTGAAAVGLILVATLLGLAILEHWLLVLPLPDEALWAWALPAHAPHDNQDREARSPDDSVASLHILQPRTPPQADASRHLPARVGRL; encoded by the coding sequence ATGGCTGATTACGGTTTCCCCTTCCTGTTTGCGCTCGGGCTCTGGTGGTCGAGTACGGGGATCGTACTCTATCTCAACAATCTTCCTGGACGCACCTTCCGCTGGACGCTCATGGGCGGGTCGGTCGTCCTGGCCATCGCCATCTTTGTCTTGATTGTGAGCAGTACCTCGACCGGGGTGGTCAGCGCCTATGTCGCCTTCACCGCAGGTGTGGTGATCTGGGGCGTGATCGAGATGAGCTACTTTACCGGCTTGATCACGGGGCCGCGCAAGACGGCCTGTCCGCCCGGGTGCTCGAAGTGGAAGCGCTTTGGGCTGGCGATCCTCACCAGCCTCTATCACGAGCTCCTGATCCTCTCGACCCTGCTGTTCATGGTGCTGGCCACCTGGGATGAGCCGAACCAGGTCGGTACCTGGACCTTCGTCGTGCTCTGGATCATGCGCTGGAGCGCCAAGCTGAACCTCTTCCTCGGTGTACCCAATCTCAACGAGGAGTGGATGCCCGAACCGCTGCGCTATCTCAAGACCTACATGGTCAAGCGAGCGATGAATCTATTGTTCCCCGTTTCAGTCACACTGGCCACCATCGTCGATGTGCTGATCGTCTTGGAGGCGCTTTCGCCAGAGGTCACTGGGGCGGCTGCCGTGGGTCTGATCTTGGTTGCCACCCTGCTGGGTCTCGCAATCCTGGAGCACTGGCTTCTGGTGTTGCCCCTGCCCGACGAGGCGCTCTGGGCCTGGGCGCTGCCGGCCCATGCGCCACACGACAACCAGGATCGCGAGGCTCGCTCGCCGGACGACTCTGTGGCAAGCCTGCACATCCTCCAACCCAGGACGCCTCCTCAAGCGGACGCCTCGAGGCATCTCCCGGCCAGGGTGGGTCGTCTCTGA
- the bchB gene encoding ferredoxin:protochlorophyllide reductase (ATP-dependent) subunit B — MQLTLWSYEGPPHVGAMRIAASMKGVHLILHAPQGDTYADLLFTMIERRPTRPPVSYTSFQARDLGRDTAALFKTTVEAAYGRFKPELILIGESCTAELIQDQPGALAQGMGLPVPVLPLELPAYTRKENWGASETFYQLVRGLLKSRVPAPGAAPERRAPGVRPKANLLGPTALGFRCRDDILEVTRLLESIGIEVNLVAPLGATVADLKRIPEADFNVCLYPEIADQACDWLRRSFGQPVVKTVPIGIGATREFLQEAARAAGIEVDTTPEPISSRMPWYARSIDSTYLTGKRVFIFGDATHAVAAARIAAEELGFTVVGLGTYSREFAREVRAVAKRYGVEPLITDDYLEVESRVAELHPELVLGTQMERHIAKRLGIPCAVISAPVHIQDFPCRYAPQMGFEGANVIFDTWVHPLMMGLEEHLLTMFREDFEFHDGATPSHLGPTTTRPIQTPESTRADANTMIWAPEAEQELKKIPFFVRGKARRNTERFAEERGIQTITVETLYDAKAHFGR, encoded by the coding sequence ATGCAGCTGACACTCTGGTCCTACGAAGGGCCACCCCATGTGGGTGCGATGCGCATCGCCGCCTCGATGAAGGGTGTGCACCTGATCCTGCATGCCCCTCAGGGCGACACCTATGCCGATCTGCTGTTCACCATGATCGAGCGCCGCCCCACGCGCCCACCCGTGAGCTATACCAGCTTCCAGGCGCGCGATCTGGGTCGTGACACGGCTGCACTGTTCAAGACCACGGTCGAGGCCGCCTATGGGCGCTTCAAGCCTGAGTTGATCCTGATCGGCGAGTCCTGCACCGCCGAACTGATCCAGGATCAGCCGGGCGCCCTGGCCCAGGGGATGGGGCTGCCGGTCCCGGTGCTGCCGCTCGAACTGCCGGCCTATACGCGCAAAGAGAACTGGGGGGCGAGCGAGACCTTCTATCAGCTGGTCCGGGGACTGCTCAAAAGCCGCGTCCCGGCACCTGGCGCCGCCCCTGAGCGACGCGCCCCGGGTGTACGGCCAAAGGCCAATCTGCTCGGCCCAACCGCACTCGGTTTCCGCTGTCGCGACGATATCCTGGAAGTGACGCGCCTGCTCGAGTCGATCGGCATCGAGGTCAATCTGGTCGCCCCGCTCGGCGCCACGGTCGCCGATTTGAAGCGTATCCCAGAGGCCGACTTCAACGTTTGTCTCTATCCCGAGATCGCCGATCAAGCCTGCGACTGGCTGCGTCGCAGCTTCGGTCAGCCAGTGGTCAAGACGGTCCCGATCGGCATCGGCGCCACCCGCGAGTTCCTCCAGGAGGCCGCGCGCGCCGCCGGGATCGAAGTCGACACGACACCCGAGCCAATCTCGTCTAGAATGCCTTGGTACGCGCGGTCCATCGACTCGACCTATCTGACGGGCAAGCGGGTCTTCATCTTTGGTGATGCGACGCACGCGGTGGCCGCGGCGCGGATCGCGGCCGAAGAGCTCGGCTTTACGGTCGTGGGTCTTGGCACCTACAGCCGCGAGTTTGCCCGTGAGGTCCGCGCGGTGGCCAAGCGCTACGGCGTCGAACCCCTGATCACGGACGACTACCTCGAGGTGGAGTCCAGGGTCGCCGAACTGCACCCAGAGCTGGTGCTCGGTACCCAGATGGAGCGCCACATCGCCAAGCGTCTGGGGATCCCCTGCGCGGTGATCTCGGCGCCGGTGCACATCCAGGACTTCCCGTGCCGGTATGCGCCGCAGATGGGCTTCGAGGGCGCCAACGTCATCTTCGACACCTGGGTCCACCCGTTGATGATGGGACTTGAGGAGCATCTCCTCACCATGTTTCGGGAGGACTTTGAGTTTCACGATGGCGCGACACCCTCGCACCTGGGGCCGACGACCACGCGCCCGATCCAGACGCCGGAGTCGACGCGGGCCGACGCGAATACCATGATTTGGGCACCGGAAGCCGAGCAGGAACTGAAAAAGATCCCGTTCTTCGTGCGTGGCAAGGCCAGGCGCAACACCGAGCGTTTCGCCGAAGAACGCGGGATCCAGACCATCACTGTGGAGACGCTCTACGATGCGAAAGCGCACTTCGGCCGCTGA
- the bchM gene encoding magnesium protoporphyrin IX methyltransferase, protein MLDASYHERRGKIKTYFDRTAADAWSKLTSDAKVSRVRETVRAGRDEMRRTLLSWLPEDLSGKRLLDAGCGTGMLAVEAARRGAEVVAIDVAPTLIEIARERLPADLGPGSVAFLAGDMLDPAHGQFDHVVAMDSLIHYRPEDVVKVLAGLAARTLGSIVFTFAPRTIPLTILHAIGQLFPRSDRSPAIEPVSEARLRGLIGADSGLSAWQPGRTRRIAVGFYMSQGLELLPR, encoded by the coding sequence ATGCTGGACGCCTCCTATCACGAACGGCGCGGCAAGATCAAAACCTATTTCGATCGCACCGCCGCCGACGCCTGGTCCAAGCTGACCTCGGACGCCAAGGTCAGCCGGGTGCGCGAGACGGTGCGCGCTGGGCGTGACGAGATGCGCCGCACCTTGTTGAGCTGGCTGCCCGAGGACCTGAGCGGCAAACGGTTGCTCGATGCCGGCTGCGGTACCGGGATGCTGGCGGTCGAGGCGGCGCGGCGCGGGGCCGAGGTCGTCGCCATCGACGTGGCCCCGACGCTCATTGAGATCGCCCGCGAGCGTCTGCCGGCGGATCTGGGGCCGGGTTCGGTCGCGTTTTTGGCCGGTGATATGCTCGATCCGGCGCATGGCCAGTTCGATCATGTGGTCGCCATGGACTCACTCATCCACTATCGCCCCGAGGACGTGGTGAAGGTCTTGGCAGGGCTGGCTGCGCGCACCCTGGGCTCGATCGTCTTCACCTTTGCACCGAGGACGATCCCGCTGACCATCCTGCATGCGATCGGTCAGCTCTTTCCGCGTTCCGATCGCTCGCCGGCCATCGAGCCCGTGAGCGAGGCGAGGCTGCGGGGCCTGATTGGCGCAGACTCCGGGCTGAGCGCGTGGCAGCCCGGAAGGACGAGACGCATCGCCGTCGGGTTCTATATGTCTCAGGGGCTGGAGCTACTCCCGCGCTGA
- the bchL gene encoding ferredoxin:protochlorophyllide reductase (ATP-dependent) iron-sulfur ATP-binding protein, which yields MQASSSGFRLPSHPDGEGSVQVQLDPDIRIEGAKVFAIYGKGGIGKSTTSSNLSVAFSKLGKRVLQIGCDPKHDSTFTLTKCLVPTVIDILESVNFHAEELRPSDYVYEGYNGVMCVEAGGPPAGTGCGGYVVGQTVKLLKQHHLLEDTDVVVFDVLGDVVCGGFAAPLQHAERALIVTANDFDSIFAMNRIAAAILAKSKHYRVRLGGLIANRSRNTDEIDRFAAAVGLRRLAHLPDLDIIRRSRLKKSTVFEMEPEPGSGLEEAQQQYLQLAQQLLDGVEPLEVRPMADRDIFEFLGFN from the coding sequence ATGCAGGCATCCTCCAGCGGCTTCCGTCTGCCCAGTCATCCGGACGGGGAGGGCAGCGTGCAGGTCCAGCTCGATCCCGACATCCGGATCGAGGGTGCCAAGGTCTTCGCCATCTATGGCAAGGGCGGGATCGGCAAGAGTACGACCTCCTCGAACCTCTCGGTCGCCTTTTCCAAGCTCGGTAAGCGCGTGCTCCAGATCGGCTGCGATCCCAAGCACGACTCGACCTTCACCCTCACCAAGTGTCTGGTGCCGACGGTCATCGACATCCTGGAGTCGGTGAACTTCCATGCCGAGGAGCTGCGCCCGAGCGACTATGTCTACGAGGGCTACAATGGTGTGATGTGCGTCGAGGCCGGAGGCCCACCCGCCGGCACCGGCTGCGGCGGCTATGTGGTCGGGCAGACGGTCAAGCTGCTCAAGCAGCACCATCTGCTCGAAGACACGGATGTCGTGGTATTCGATGTACTCGGCGATGTGGTCTGCGGCGGGTTCGCTGCGCCCTTGCAGCATGCCGAGCGCGCCTTGATCGTCACCGCCAACGACTTCGACTCGATCTTTGCCATGAACCGCATCGCGGCGGCGATCCTAGCCAAGTCTAAGCACTACAGGGTCCGGCTCGGTGGCCTGATCGCCAACCGTAGTCGTAACACCGATGAGATCGACCGCTTCGCCGCGGCGGTCGGGCTCAGGCGTCTGGCCCATCTGCCGGATCTGGACATCATCCGCCGCAGTCGCCTGAAAAAATCGACCGTGTTCGAGATGGAGCCCGAGCCCGGCTCGGGTCTGGAGGAGGCGCAGCAGCAGTATCTGCAATTGGCGCAACAATTGTTGGATGGCGTCGAACCGCTAGAGGTGCGTCCGATGGCCGATCGCGACATCTTCGAGTTTTTAGGGTTCAATTGA
- the puhB gene encoding photosynthetic complex putative assembly protein PuhB — translation MREYDFEPIPGLPERLPPGEEVLWQGAPSWKSLTRRAFHVRKVAIYFGVLAVLAVLVDASDGLTLISLVQGLTWILFLAALSVGALTWLGWSMARSSLYTITNKRVVMRIGAALPMMMNLPFKQVRAADLRVYEDGTGDIPLLLDPSAKLSYLIFWPHVRPWHFTPVQPMLRSIPDAAKVAGILADALQDYLESETTARLSGNAATNDTVPASATETLA, via the coding sequence GTGAGGGAATATGACTTCGAGCCCATCCCGGGCTTGCCCGAGCGCCTGCCTCCCGGCGAGGAGGTGCTCTGGCAGGGGGCGCCGAGCTGGAAATCTCTGACTCGGCGCGCCTTTCATGTCCGTAAGGTGGCGATCTATTTCGGTGTGTTGGCGGTTTTGGCCGTGCTGGTGGATGCCTCGGACGGTCTGACCCTGATCAGCCTGGTCCAGGGACTGACCTGGATCCTGTTTCTGGCGGCCCTCTCCGTCGGCGCCCTGACCTGGTTGGGGTGGTCAATGGCGCGCTCCAGCCTCTACACCATTACCAACAAGCGCGTGGTCATGCGTATCGGCGCCGCCTTGCCGATGATGATGAATCTACCGTTCAAGCAGGTGCGCGCGGCCGATCTGCGCGTCTATGAAGACGGTACCGGGGATATTCCACTGCTCCTGGATCCCTCCGCCAAGCTGTCCTATCTGATCTTTTGGCCGCATGTGCGGCCTTGGCACTTCACCCCGGTCCAGCCGATGTTGCGTAGCATCCCGGACGCCGCCAAGGTCGCTGGCATCCTGGCCGATGCGCTCCAGGACTATCTGGAGTCGGAAACGACGGCTCGGCTCTCCGGCAACGCGGCGACGAACGATACGGTTCCAGCCTCCGCGACCGAAACCCTAGCCTGA
- a CDS encoding magnesium chelatase subunit H, with the protein MRKRTSAADQTRPNTTPVRVVIINLDGHLAGTTQRALPQVKCDLPGLQLRLHAATEWAEDPSALERCKQDIAEGDIILVTMLVMEEHFKPILPALAARRDACDAMIVCMSASELMKLTRMGGFSMDGSGGGPIALLKKLRGNKERQQSAGAQQMSMLRRIPKLLRFIPGTAQDVRAYFLTLQYWLAGSEENLGNMIRFLVDRYASGERAHLRGTLRVAPPVEYPEVGLYHPRMKGRISDRLDQLPGIQDAKKGRVGLLLMRSYVLANNTGHYDGVIQALEARGLHVVPAFASGLDARPAIERFFMQDGVATVDAVVSLTGFSLVGGPAYNDAHAAEEMLKRLDVPYLSTLAVEFQTLDQWQSSAQGLLPVEATMMVAIPELDGATGSLVYGGRSGGAEDGARDMQAHPERAQMLAARVEKLVRLRRTERAQRKIAVVLFNFPPNAGNTGTAAYLSVFASLYNTLVAMKAAGYNVDLPEGVDDLRERIVNGNAARFGAHANVHVRIPVDDHVQREPYLAEIERQWGAAPGKQQSDGASIFVLGAQFGHVFVGIQPSFGYEGDPMRLLFEQGFAPTHAFSAFYRYIRDDFGAHAVLHFGTHGALEFMPGKQAGLSGECWPDRLIADLPNFYLYASNNPSEGTIAKRRSAATLISYITPPIAHAGLYKGLVDLKGSLERWRSLPPSELEERRSVAELIQAQAAELELAPLTPAWAEDEVGSRIAKLSEDVLELEYTLIPHGLHVVGEAPNEEERVDLLMAVAESTKDLRPERAALAALVAGQPPEKALKAGKMAASDENRELFRELAEIDRLLVQDTEIPAILRALDGRFIPPAPGGDLLRTPAILPTGRNLHGFDPFRLPSLFAVKDGAKQAERLIARHLAGGNGFPETIALVLWGTDNLKTEGGPIGQALALIGARPRFDNYGRLAGATLIPLEELGRPRVDVVMTLSGIFRDLLPLQTRLLAEAAYLAACAEEPVEQNFIRKHALEYQAAHGCDLETAALRVFSNADGAYGANVNHLIDSSTWDDEGELAETYTRRKSFAYGRSGRPVQQAELLKSCLSQVQLAYQNLDSVELGVTTVDHYFDTLGGIAKAVGQYKGDEVPVYIGDQTRGDGVVRTLAEQVALETRTRMLNPKWYEGMLKHGYEGVRQIEVHVTNTLGWSATTGQVAPWVYQQLTETFILDEEMRNRLAALNPTASAKVANRLIEAHERNYWSPDEATLEALRRAGEELEDRLEGVFQEAAA; encoded by the coding sequence ATGCGAAAGCGCACTTCGGCCGCTGATCAGACGCGCCCCAACACGACCCCGGTTCGCGTCGTCATCATCAATCTCGATGGCCATCTGGCGGGGACGACCCAGCGCGCGCTCCCCCAGGTCAAGTGCGATCTGCCAGGTTTACAGCTCAGGCTGCACGCGGCGACCGAGTGGGCTGAGGACCCATCCGCACTCGAACGCTGCAAGCAGGACATCGCCGAGGGTGACATCATCCTGGTCACCATGCTGGTCATGGAGGAGCACTTCAAGCCGATCCTACCGGCGCTTGCCGCGCGGCGCGATGCCTGTGACGCCATGATCGTCTGTATGTCGGCCTCGGAACTCATGAAGCTGACCCGCATGGGCGGCTTCAGTATGGACGGTTCAGGCGGTGGCCCCATCGCCCTGCTCAAGAAGCTGCGTGGCAACAAGGAGCGCCAGCAGAGCGCCGGCGCCCAGCAGATGTCGATGCTGCGCCGCATCCCCAAACTCTTGCGCTTCATCCCCGGCACTGCCCAGGACGTGCGCGCCTATTTCTTGACGCTTCAGTATTGGTTGGCCGGTTCCGAAGAGAACCTGGGCAACATGATCCGTTTCCTGGTCGATCGCTATGCCAGTGGTGAGCGCGCCCATCTGCGTGGCACACTCAGGGTCGCCCCCCCGGTCGAGTATCCTGAGGTCGGTCTCTACCATCCGCGCATGAAGGGCCGCATCTCTGACAGGCTCGATCAGTTGCCCGGCATCCAAGACGCAAAGAAGGGGCGGGTCGGTCTGCTCCTGATGCGATCCTATGTCCTCGCCAACAACACCGGCCATTATGATGGCGTGATCCAGGCGCTCGAGGCGCGCGGTCTGCATGTCGTTCCCGCCTTCGCCAGCGGGCTCGATGCGCGTCCGGCGATCGAGAGATTCTTCATGCAGGATGGGGTCGCCACCGTTGATGCCGTGGTCTCGCTGACTGGATTTTCGCTGGTGGGCGGTCCGGCCTACAACGATGCGCATGCCGCCGAGGAGATGCTCAAGCGGCTCGATGTGCCCTATCTGTCCACGCTCGCCGTTGAGTTCCAGACGCTCGATCAATGGCAGTCCTCGGCCCAGGGCTTGCTGCCAGTCGAGGCGACCATGATGGTGGCCATCCCCGAGCTCGACGGTGCCACAGGTTCGCTGGTCTATGGCGGACGCAGCGGCGGCGCTGAGGATGGCGCGCGCGACATGCAGGCGCACCCGGAGCGGGCCCAGATGCTGGCCGCGCGGGTCGAGAAATTGGTCCGTCTGCGTCGCACCGAGCGTGCCCAGCGTAAGATCGCGGTGGTATTGTTCAACTTCCCGCCGAACGCGGGTAACACCGGCACCGCGGCCTATCTTTCGGTCTTCGCCTCGCTCTACAACACCCTGGTGGCGATGAAGGCCGCTGGCTACAACGTCGATCTGCCCGAGGGCGTTGACGACCTGCGCGAGCGCATCGTCAATGGCAATGCGGCCCGTTTCGGCGCCCATGCCAATGTCCACGTCCGCATCCCGGTCGATGACCACGTCCAGCGCGAGCCCTATCTGGCCGAGATCGAGAGGCAGTGGGGCGCGGCCCCGGGCAAGCAGCAGAGCGACGGGGCCTCGATCTTTGTGCTTGGGGCCCAGTTCGGCCATGTCTTCGTCGGCATCCAGCCCTCATTCGGCTACGAGGGCGACCCGATGCGTCTGTTGTTCGAGCAGGGGTTTGCGCCGACCCATGCCTTCAGCGCCTTCTATCGCTATATCCGCGATGACTTCGGCGCCCATGCCGTGCTGCACTTTGGCACCCATGGTGCGCTCGAGTTCATGCCGGGCAAGCAGGCCGGGTTGTCGGGTGAGTGTTGGCCGGATCGTCTGATCGCCGACCTGCCTAATTTCTATCTCTATGCCTCGAACAACCCGTCCGAGGGCACCATCGCCAAGCGTCGTTCGGCGGCGACCCTGATCAGCTACATCACCCCACCGATCGCCCATGCCGGGCTCTACAAGGGGCTGGTCGATCTCAAGGGCTCGCTGGAACGCTGGCGTTCGCTGCCGCCATCCGAGCTCGAGGAGCGCCGCTCTGTGGCCGAGCTCATCCAGGCCCAGGCCGCCGAGCTGGAGTTAGCGCCGCTTACGCCGGCCTGGGCCGAGGATGAGGTCGGGTCGCGCATCGCCAAGCTCAGCGAGGACGTGTTGGAGCTGGAATACACCCTGATCCCGCACGGTCTGCACGTCGTCGGCGAGGCGCCGAACGAGGAGGAGCGGGTCGATCTCCTGATGGCAGTCGCCGAGTCCACCAAGGACCTCCGCCCCGAGCGTGCCGCGCTCGCGGCCCTGGTCGCCGGTCAGCCGCCCGAGAAGGCGCTCAAGGCCGGCAAGATGGCGGCGAGCGACGAGAACCGCGAGCTCTTCCGCGAACTGGCTGAGATCGACCGGCTGTTGGTGCAAGATACCGAGATCCCGGCCATCCTGCGTGCGCTCGACGGACGTTTCATCCCCCCGGCCCCGGGTGGTGACCTGCTACGCACCCCGGCGATCCTGCCGACCGGACGCAATCTGCATGGCTTCGATCCCTTCCGCCTGCCGAGCCTGTTCGCAGTCAAGGACGGTGCCAAACAGGCCGAGCGCCTGATCGCACGTCATCTGGCCGGGGGCAATGGTTTCCCTGAGACCATCGCGCTCGTGCTCTGGGGTACCGACAACCTCAAGACCGAGGGCGGCCCCATCGGTCAGGCCCTGGCCCTGATCGGTGCCCGTCCGCGTTTTGATAACTATGGCCGGCTCGCCGGCGCGACCCTGATCCCGCTCGAGGAGCTGGGTCGGCCGCGCGTCGATGTGGTCATGACCCTGTCGGGTATCTTCCGTGACCTGCTGCCCTTGCAGACCAGGCTGCTGGCCGAGGCCGCCTACCTGGCGGCCTGCGCCGAGGAGCCGGTCGAGCAGAACTTCATCCGCAAGCATGCGCTCGAGTATCAGGCCGCCCATGGCTGTGATCTCGAGACTGCCGCCCTGCGCGTCTTCAGTAACGCCGACGGCGCCTATGGTGCCAACGTCAACCACCTGATCGACAGCAGCACCTGGGACGACGAGGGCGAGCTGGCCGAGACCTATACCCGCCGCAAGAGCTTTGCCTATGGCCGCTCGGGTCGGCCGGTGCAGCAGGCCGAGCTGCTCAAGAGCTGTCTCAGCCAGGTGCAACTGGCCTATCAGAACCTCGACTCGGTCGAGCTGGGCGTGACCACGGTCGACCATTACTTCGACACCCTGGGCGGCATCGCCAAGGCGGTCGGTCAGTATAAGGGTGACGAGGTGCCGGTCTATATCGGTGACCAGACGCGCGGCGACGGCGTGGTCCGGACCCTGGCCGAACAGGTGGCGCTCGAGACCCGCACCCGCATGCTCAACCCCAAGTGGTACGAGGGTATGCTCAAGCACGGCTACGAGGGCGTGCGTCAGATCGAGGTCCATGTCACCAATACCCTGGGCTGGTCGGCCACCACCGGTCAGGTCGCGCCCTGGGTCTATCAGCAGCTGACCGAGACCTTCATCCTCGACGAGGAGATGCGTAACCGGCTTGCGGCGCTCAATCCGACCGCCTCGGCCAAGGTCGCGAATCGTCTGATCGAGGCCCATGAACGCAACTACTGGTCGCCCGACGAGGCGACGCTCGAGGCGCTCAGACGCGCGGGAGAGGAATTGGAGGATCGGCTTGAGGGCGTATTCCAGGAGGCGGCGGCGTGA
- the puhA gene encoding photosynthetic reaction center subunit H yields MSAGITHYIDAAQITIWAFWLFFFGLIIYLRREDKREGYPLDSDRTERSGGRVKVVGFPDLPDPKTFVLPHNGGTVVAPRVEAPVAVNATPFSPAPGSPLVPNGDPMLSGFGPAASPDRPKHCDLTFEGLPKIVPMRVAKEFSIAEGDPDPRGMTVVGLDGEVAGTVSDVWVDRSEPQIRYLEVEVAANKKKVLLPIGFSRFDKKARKVKVDAIKAAHFANVPTLSNPDQVTLYEEDKVCAYYAGGKLYATAERAGPLL; encoded by the coding sequence ATGTCTGCTGGCATCACTCATTATATCGACGCCGCCCAGATCACCATCTGGGCCTTCTGGCTCTTCTTCTTCGGCCTCATCATCTATCTGCGTCGCGAGGATAAGCGCGAAGGCTATCCGCTCGACTCGGACCGCACCGAGCGCTCGGGCGGTCGCGTCAAGGTCGTGGGCTTCCCCGATCTGCCCGACCCCAAGACCTTCGTCCTGCCGCACAATGGCGGTACCGTCGTGGCCCCGCGCGTCGAGGCGCCGGTGGCGGTCAATGCCACGCCCTTCTCTCCGGCCCCCGGCTCGCCGCTCGTGCCCAATGGCGATCCGATGCTCTCGGGTTTCGGCCCGGCGGCCTCGCCCGATCGTCCTAAGCACTGCGATCTGACCTTCGAGGGTCTTCCCAAGATCGTGCCGATGCGTGTGGCCAAGGAGTTCTCGATCGCGGAGGGCGATCCGGACCCGCGCGGCATGACCGTCGTTGGTCTCGACGGCGAGGTCGCGGGCACCGTTTCCGACGTCTGGGTCGATCGTTCCGAACCGCAGATCCGTTATCTGGAAGTTGAGGTCGCCGCCAACAAGAAGAAGGTCCTGTTGCCGATCGGCTTCAGCCGTTTCGACAAGAAGGCGCGCAAGGTCAAGGTCGATGCGATCAAGGCAGCGCACTTTGCCAATGTGCCGACGCTCTCTAATCCAGACCAGGTCACACTCTACGAGGAAGACAAGGTCTGCGCCTACTACGCAGGCGGCAAGCTCTACGCCACAGCCGAGCGTGCCGGTCCCCTGCTGTGA